tttttttaaacacctccagggatggtgaatccaccacctccctgggcaggctattccaatgtttaataaccctttcagtcaaaaaatgtttcctaatatcctacctaaacctcccctgacatcacttgaacccgtttcctctcgtcctatcacttgtcaccagggagaagaggtcagcccccatctctctacaacctcctttcaggtagttgtagagggtgataaggtctcccctcaggctcctcttctccagtCACGTCCATCAGACGGCTTCCCATTAGCAATCACAGCAGAAAGCCTCAATGCTAATGGCAACAGAGATAAAAGCTGACCAAGTTGCCTTTTCTCCCTGTTATTAAGTTAGGGAAACAAATTCTACAGCATCTGTGATGAAGTATTGTCTTAAATTTACATTCCTTCACTTGGCAATAAACTACACTAAAATTCTATGTATCATGTATGATAAAATGTGATAAATTCCAGTAACACAGTGTCAATTACTTTGTAATAATGGTATCACTGTGGTATAACTTTATGGCCTGTAAATAATATGGCTCAATTCTATGAATACACTGTAATACTGCACTACAATGTATAAACACCTCATGAAAAAATAAGGATTTATGAAGAGACACAGTTCTGGTACTTAATCTGCTGCCCATGGATAAAAGTACTGGATGCAGTTAGAAACATTCAGATACAGCACAAATGTACCTGAACTTACTTTGATTTCctaacaaatacagaaagaacaaACTCTTGACAACTGGATGTACATTGTTTTAAACAGCGCTAACATTCTATTATGCAGATATCCCTCCAAGCACCAACCATTTCATGAATGGTAAAACATATTGTTTAAAAATTGCAATCTGTAAGATAGCAGGAAGAAGTCCTGCTTGTACTATGTTTAAGGATGCAATTAATGAGAATTTCCAATTTATAAGAGTTAAAGATCAGTGGTGTCAAGATCTGGCTTGCCTTAGTATACGTTGCAGCATGCGCTTGAATGATAGCATGTGTTGAAATACTGTCTAAAAAGGCATTATTCTGagctgaagaaaacaagagaaaacaaacgCAAAAAACTTTCAGAGATAATTGTACCTTTAGCTTTTAGTCAGCTGGGTGTTGTGATGTTTTTATGTTTGGAGTATTTCATACTATTTTCCTTCCAAATCAGTTACATGTTGCAATCAAGTCACCTCCCAGTCTGCCTTTATGAGCTAAACAGATTTCTCCAGCCATCGAATAATGTTGGTGGCTCTTTTTAGAAGTCTGCAGACCCCATAAAACTCCAGAGTCTAGAACCATATATACTGTTTCAGTATTAACTCTCACCAAAACTTTTATAGAAGTAAAATACCTCCTTATGCTTGCTCCTGCTGATGCAACCACAGAAATGTtctcctttttgctgttgttgccttTGGAAATACCTGGACACTGCATGCCTCCTCAGTTCCTCTCTGTCACTTCAATTCTGCGGATTTGTCCTAGATTTCTTGTTCTGAGACATGAAGCTGAAACTGATTGTACTAATGTGCATTTTAACTCATAGTTGTGCTCACAAAGTCATTAGGATTGCTCTGTATCAATAAATTCGTACATCTTTTCAACAGTTGCTGATCTGTCCACAAAGTCTTATGAGAAAAAGTTTTCTATATTTCTAGATTATGACTGAAAGTACTAAAAAGATGCTACTGTTGTTATCTTCATTGTTACACTTGGTCCCATCAATCAGTCTGTGAACAGCCTctaataatttctgtattttaattatcaAATCGTACACCAATATACAGAAGTCTCTTTCGTCCTCGGTCAGGATATCCTCTGAGGGCATAAACTAAGCGTTGCAGAACACGgtggatgtatttcccccttacTATGTAAACAAACCCAGAGTCCAAGTGAAGTCATCTTCCTGCGAAGCCCTGCATGCTGATGACCACGAGGGACAGGATGCTTGGAAGAGACACTGGTCCTCTTTGTAATACTTTTTGGGCGCCTGCTTTATTTGACTGGCTCATGGGTTCAAGGCCAAATTGATTACTGGATTTCcaccaggaaatattttttttcttcctgtgacagGCTTGAAGGGGCCGCtgagcctttcctccccctttcctctcccattgTAGGACCAAATATCGAAACTTACTCTTTCTAAATTGGTACAGAGTTCTGTGTCGTTCTAATTATCACTCAGCAGCCAGAAGGTGTTGTGTTTGAGgcactcttcatcagggagtggagcaataggacgagggataacacttttaaactgaaaaaggggagatttagattagatattaggaagaaattctttactgtgagggtggtgagacactggaacaggctgcccagggaacttgtggatgcctcatccgtggaagtgttcaaggccaggctagatggggctttgagcagcctgggctagtgggaggtgtccctgcacatggcaggggggttggaactagatggcctttaaggtcccttccaacccgaaccattctatggttctgtgatatTGTCAATAACAAAGATGCAAGCGAGGGCACACGCGGTCTCAGGTACCCTGTGGTCCCCTGTAGCAGCCAGCGGTCAGATATCGAGCTTTGACATCACTCCTCTTGTGAACAAAGAGCCCAGAAGTGGAACATTTCTATTCTGCTGATGTCAACCCCCTcagggcagcggcagcagcgcgACAGGCCAgctccggccccgctcctccccaccccgccccgcccgccccgcggagCCGCAGCAGGGAGGGCCCCGGTCGTTTCCCTGCGGTGCTGCCGAGCTCTCCTGACTCGCCGGGGGACGAGGGGACCGCCGGGACTGTCATCCCCGCGGCCCGGcccaccccctcagccccaccgCTCGTGGTCTCGCGAGGCGGGAAGCGGATCGCACGTGACCCGAGGCGGCTGAGGCGCCGGTACCATGTGACCGTCGGGGAGCTCTCGCGAGCGCCGGCGCGCGCTGGGCCCgtgccccgccccttcccccggcCTGAGGCGAAGCAGACGGGAGCGGCCGCGGCCTGACGGGACCCGGAGCGGTGACACccgctcgccccccgccccgcacgcCCGCCAAGGTGAGAACCGGCGGCTGACCGCCTCCCCCGCGCCTCCCTTCTGCCGCCCGGTGGCTTCCTCCTTCCCGCTTCGAGGGAGCCTGGGCTAGGCCTTGGCTTAGGCCTAGGCCTGGGCCTGGGCCCGGGCCTGTCCGCCGGCGCGGGCCCTTCCTCACGGGCTcgggctcggccccggccccctcTTCCTCGCCGTTCCCGGAATCTCCCGGCTGGATCCGACAAGGAGCGGGTGGCCCTGGGCCGGGCTCACCGGCGGCAGCCCCTGGACCGGGGGGTGGCTTCCCGGAGCACCTCGGGAGGGGCCGGGTCCCCGGTGCCGCGGGGGATTTGGCTGCTGTAAACAAGCACAGGCTGTGGCTTGTGGCGACCAGAGGGAGAAAACTGTAGTGTGTGGCAGTTTTCTAAAGATGTGGGTAATTTCGAGGTTGCCTAAAGACTTTGCTCTTTGCATACTGTAAGTTACGTGTTTTCCCAGTGCACGCACATGGGCACGtgtttaagctttcttttttagaAATTGCTTGGGTATAGTTGAACAGTACAAAAATTAAGGTGAGTTGGGTATTTATTGTCAAATAGTGCATCACTGAACCTGAGatgtgtttttaataatttagtaATAGCTTTTCATGTTAGTTATTTACCAGCATCACTTCACTTGCACCACAAGATGTGATTAAAAAGCAGCAACCCTGTTGTTTTGATGTGTTTGTGTGGGCGTGTGTTTCTTGCAGATGTCAGAAGACCTTGCTAAGCAGTTGGCTAGCTACAAAGCTCAGCTTCAGCAAGTTGAGGCAGCCTTATCTGGGAatgcagaaaatgaagatttattaaaactgaagaaagaCTTACAGGTGAGAACTTGAGGATATAAGTAGCTGAAACTTTAGGGTCTTTAGCAAGTGTTTAATctcataaatatttgcattgcaaCAAATATATATACTTGGTGGGTTTATAATTGTATCAAATTATGTGAAAAGAAAGTAATGGTAGGGTTGGTTTGAAAAAACCCAGTGTGTCTTATTTTAAACCTGTTTTGTAGATTGGtaacaaaaataaactaatgtATATAGCAAACTTTTCTGTTAACAACTTTAGCCAGAGTGATGAAAGATATGTCAGTGCTGTCTTTACtatccctttttctttaaaaaggtttctcagaaaacaatttttttgttgcttttactaTGCTGAAGTGTGAGGACTAGTCTTAACATTATGcctttctgcttatttttgagTTGTCAAAATAATTTGATCCAGAATCTGTTTATTCTTTGCATGCATTTGCAATGATAAAAGCTTTAGAGTGCAGTTCAGTATTCCTTGTACATCTAAGCCTTGATTGTGTTAAGGTTTTCctataagaaaggaaaagagtcGTTGTCTTCATTTGCCACGTGCATTTTCTTAAACATTTGAGAGCATACTGTGTCCTTAAGAgctaaaaaacatttttggtCCTGAGGACATTTTTGACCACCAGCCTAATTTTAAGTTAAGTGGTCTTTCAGATTCTTGtgcatataaaaaaaagcagGGCTGTTAAATTTTATCATGAGAGTGCAAGATGCTGCTTCATTTCTGTTGTGGATTGCTATCAGATCTAAAAATATATCAAACTACCCAGTACAAGATTCAGTAACCACTGTTCTGTATGGaaataacagcaatgaaaatgATGCTTCAACCACAGTATGATTAGTGCCTCAAATCAGTGATCTTTAGAATTCCTTTTAAATTACAGAGGCTTTGTGCCCACAAGGCACTTTGTAGATCATCTTAATGTCCTTCGTTGTACACTGTTAAAAgcatgtgtatatttttatatttttaaaatgcacagcAAAACCCATATGGGATGATATTTCCGATACCAACACGACCTCGGCTTTGATATGCAGAGATCATTGATGTGAAAGGACAACTTGCAAACTTTTTTATAAAAGCTTTCTGCACAGAATGGGGAAGATCTTTACACTTTCGTCCCCAAAAGGTTTGCTATCCATATGTTCCGCCTTGAAAATGACATAATGTTTTGCAGACTTAATATATTGCCAACCTAACAACTGAAAAAATGGGTTCGATGCCTCAGTGTCCCAACTAAATGTTCAAAAAGATTGCTACTATgtaattgaaacattttttttctatcgTGAATAGTGGTGCACTAGTGCATTTGGTGTACTTGGCTTATTCCTGAGTAACAAGgttaaaataaacattagaaaaaatcttataaatatttagcttttaactttttgtttcaCTGAAGAGCTTCTAGGACAGTGTCTGTGCACCCAAGGACCAGACTTACCTTTTGTATCGAGTAGAATTGATGGCAGCCGTCATCTTCTGTAATTGGAGATGATATCTGTGAGCCTCGTGTTCTGGAGTGTAGAGCTCTGTCTGTCTTTGTAAAGACCAGTTGGTCAGGAAGAGTCTTGGCAAACTCTTAACTAGTATTCTCTGCGGGTCACACCTTCGTGTCATGGGGACGTGGCAGCAAGCCATGCTGTTCAGCCCATTTGGCTGTACTGAGCTGCTGTGGGAGTCTCACTCGTGCTCAGAAATTTTCTTTGAATGAGCTGTTCTGCTTAAGCCTTCTTTGGAACTATCTCATGGGTTgcaataaaattaacatttttgtctTGTGTGCTTAGCACACGTGTGGATATCAGATGAAGATTTTTACCAAAAGTTTGCTATTTATAGTCTGGTATGTAAGTGACTTTATAAAATTCAAAGAATCCTTGGTAGACTTGTCTGAAACTACGCACATTTGAGTTCTACAATAAGCCATCTATGAATGTGGCAAGAGTAAGTCACCAGTTTGGTATTACTGGTAGCTTAAATAGCTGAAACGCTCATATTCAGGTAGCTTATGCCTGATGTATTGTATTTGACCTGCTGAGATAAGATACCTACTTCAAACCATGATGCGTCTTGGATTTGCAGAATATAGCTATCTATATGTTGAGGATTTTGTATCTGGGAGGGAAAATTAGGTTAATGCTGTATGTTCTGCGGCGTGCTCTCAAATTAGGTATTTAGATAATCAAAATCTGTTGTGGTTCATCTGTAGTGTTATGGAAAATGCAGAGCAAAGTAGGTAGAAGTAATTGTAAGCATGTTTCTGTGCTTACAGTTGCTACTGATTGTGCTTACTGTTGCACTTACTAACTAGCAGCTCCTCTAAAACAAAGAGCAGAACTTTTGTTAGGAACGTGTTGGAAATTCAGACATTAACAGCTGCAATAGAAACAAACTGTTAGGCCATTTATGCCTGTTGCATAGTTCATAAGATAAAAAAGCAtgtaaatttatattattttaacttatttgggaactgcttatgATCCTTTAGGTTCTTAAGGAATGAAGAACAGCTTTTACTGCTTTTTCCTGAGTTAGTCTTTGTACGCCCACAGCTGAACTAGGATGTGAGACCATGAGGAGAGTTCAGGCTCCACTGAGCCTCAGTTTACCTGTAACTCTCCcctaatttaaatatttactgttaGTTAGGAGAGTGACAATGGTTCGTGCTGAGATACTCAAAAGAACTGAAGAATTTCTCTCCTTTAAGGGCTGCAGAGTTGCTTTGCTGTATACAGAAAGTAAATGGCCTTTTAGGTTCTGGCTCCTTTTTAACAGTAGTGAAAACCAGTGGTCTTGATTGCACAGAATAAGAATACAACATTAACAGGAAACTGGGGAGGGGCTTTTGCATGCTTCTGTCTGTgaacaaataatatttaaaggaactggaaaaaattgttattttgttATTCGTCTTGTTGGATAAGCAAGGGAAGGCCTGACCTGGGGTCAgagaatttagagaaaaaaaccagaaacttgCATTAAAATGACTTAAGGTAATAAATTTCTTCATTATGCACCTGAGTGCTTTCTATAGGACTTTTCTATAAATGAGAGGACTTTACAGAATGGCAGTCTTGGAAGGCATTCTTCCACCCAGGGTGCTTCAGTTTAGCTAATCCACGTATTTgagtaaactgaaaaaatatttcatgactTAGAAATGCTGCAATTATACTTGTAGTTGTGTGTTTTAGAGATTACTATATATAATATAGCCAGCCAGCCTCAAACGGGAAGCGATGGAAGAAACTGCCAGCTAGAGAGAGAACAGAAGCATTATATCCCTTCACGTTATGTCTTTAGAGCACTGTTCTGCTGAATACTTGCTCTGCCACATggtgtgtggtttggtttggtttttttttgtcaataacCAACATCATGTGCAACCAGGTGTAGAGTCACActgttgattttttgttttttcttgagaCTGTCTAGCTGTGTTATTGTGCCTATGGATAAACAATTCATCTAGAAagaaatgctataaaaataatgGTCTACTTTTTGACATTTTGAGGAGGGCATGGGCAACTTTACTGCAATACAGTGAGGACCGTACATCTTTTTATCTACGTTGGCAATGAGTGAGTTTagttaaatgattaaaaaaaacaaaccaaacttagTCCACTTTACATCAGCTATGAATTTAACACAGtaacttcaaaaaaaccaaatcagtAAGCTTGGGGTTAAAATATGCATGGTAATGGAGATTGAAAAATTAttccttgtgggttttttgtcttttgtagGAAGTCATAGAATTAACCAAAGATCTCCTTTCAACACAACCTTCGGAAACTCTTGCAAGTTCTGACagttctgcttctgctctgcCCAGTCACTCCTGGAAGGTTGGGGATAGGTGTATGGCAATATGGAGTGAGGACGGACAGTAAGTGTAGAAAACTTCTCTAACAGTTACATGAAATAGTTCAATGGTAAGAGACTTTCATTCAGTTTGAACTGCCCCTGTGGTGACTCAAAGCACAAACAAATCAGGAAATAAATATGATATTAGCTATTACTGTACTCCCTTTAATAAAGGTCAATATTTTAGATAGAAAGCAAAGAGACGTGGGGTCATTTTCTAGAAATGCCCTGTTTGTCACTAACCTTATAAAAGTAGGGTACCTTTGGTAAATTACCATTTGCTGATGTAATAAATGGCAGACTTTAATGAATTGATCTGTCGGAGCAGTCTTTCATAAAGGTTTTAGGATGTATAATTCATAATTTGTCATTGCATTATGTATGTAATTGATTACTATCAAGAAAAATCCTTGCTGTATCTCAGTTTATGCCACtaattggaaattaatttttaattggaaatgctGGGTTTTGTCTATGAAATAACTAGCTGTCTAATGTAACTATAGAATTAATCAACCTGTGATCAGTGTTTCATGAAGAGCTAGccagagattaatattttttaccTCATGCAGTTTGGGtttctgtgtattttcatttAGCTCAACTGAAGATGTTGTTGGCCTGCTAAAATTGCACAAGAGATTAATTTGGTAAATGCTAAGTGGAATACTGTCTGTGAAacatctcattttcttcccctttttgctTTAGATGTATCCTTGTGCTCTGAATTTAGactcaattattttaaatacttttggcAATGatatcagttgtctttttttttttttctctttcccattatGAGGTCAGTTTGGTTGACCAAAATGTTTCATACACATAAGTATGAAATGGACTGATTTCTCCTAAAACTTcaaaattgctattttaaataaataagaaaactttTAACTTTGTAAGTGTTGAAGGGTGAATATTTTGAAAGCTTCAggttttcttaattctttttcataTGGTGAAAAATGGGACCAAAGCTTTGCTCTGTGAGCTGACATTTTCCAAAACTCCTCAGTGAATTCAGTGAAAGCTGTGTTCTGTGAATGCAGTATTTtcctgggtctttttttttttttttttcagtcccatGACCTGCCAGAAATAGAAACAAGATCAGGATTTCTGATTAGATTGGCCCCAGCATTAATCATTAGTCTTGATAACTGTGAGGCCACTGCTTTTTTATGCTAAAGGTCAGATGCAGCAGATTCTAGTCTTTGTACTTGTGTCCCTTTGACCTTAAGGAAATAATCTCTTGGTTTGATTTGTCTATTGTCCCTGAAAATGAAGGCCAGTATTGGCCATTTTTTTACTTAATGCCATTAGCTGGCTGACAGTGTAGGTGTTGAAGGGCTGAGTATTAAAGCTTTACTCACATGCTTACAGCCATGATATCTTTACAGGTGTTATGAAGCTGAGATTGAAGAAATAGATGAGGAGAATGGAACAGCTGCGGTCACATTTGCTGGATATGGCAATGCTGAAGTTACACCTCTGTTCAACCTCAAGCCtgtggaagagggaagaaaagcaaaagaggacAGTGGCAACAAACCCATGTCCAAGTAAGTAATACACAGGCAGAAGTCTGAAAGCtgctttgttgttattttttttcccgcAGCTATAAAAATTGGTTAATCAAAtagtatctcttctttttttttttttttttttttgaaactttacATATCTTTAATATCTTCACATTTGCTTGAAAAAGGATCTTAAATCAGGCTAGCATATAATGTTTGGTAGATTATTGTGACTGGTATGATGTGTGTTACATATCCTGGCAAGATAACACAATAGACTTGGTTTTACTCTGATTATACTATCTCAAGGTATCGAGTATGTAAgcagtagattttaaaaaaaaaaaaaaaaaaaaggttagtacTCTTTGAAAGCAGAGAGCCTACAAGTTTCAGCCCAGATCTAGTGCGGGCTCTACTCAGATCTGTGGTCTGGCTCACAATGGAGTGTACTTACCAGTACGAAGGACTTCTGCCTCGGCCCCATCCTTGTGTTAGGATAGCTGTGTTGACCCCATTGCTGGGGAGATGTGCTTTACTCAGTATCCTGCTGTGTCTAACATAGAAAGGTATTTttaacattaaacattttttttgggggaaaaaaggcagtaCAATTTCATAGTTTGCTATAGGCAATGATCCCTTCCCCAAGAGATTGTTCTGAGGGGTGCTGCACCGTGGCATAGATTGACTCCTTCAACTTCTGAATCTGTAGTGAAGTAACTtgtcttcattctttttcttccatcccTGTCTTGGTAGCATGAGAGTCCTGCAGACCTCCAGAAAAGTTTGAGTTTTTCACTCAAATGGGCTATTTAAATTTTCCAAAACCTAgatgtttctgaaatacagaaacactgaTAAGTGCATTTTCAGTTTCATAAATTAATTACATGCAATCCTGTGGGTCGTTGCATTTGGCATGGTCTTAATCaggtggtgctggtggttgttATGCCCAAATATACAAAATAAGCATGgaaagacttgggttttttttcttcctagaagtGGAGAATACttacaagttttgttttctgtcattcaCTTATAGAAAACTATTGTGCGTGTCTGTCTTACAGGGGTTTTAGTTTCTTACATGAAAAGGCACAaacataaaatgtcttttttccttctttccagaaAAGAGATGATAGCTCAGCAACGAGagtataaaaagaagaaagctttgaaaaaagcTCAGAGAATTAAAGAACTTGAACAAGAACGAGAGGACCAGAAAGTCAAGTGGCAACAGTTTAACAACAGAGCctattctaaaaacaaaaaaggccaggtttgtttgcttttgtcagTATGTGAATAACAACAGAGCATAGACTTCTGTGTGGTActttgggagagaggaggaagtgGTTTTTAAAGGGATTTAAAAGGGGTTCATCTTTGGGATTCTGAAGTGCCCCACTGGTATTTTGTACAGTTAAAAGGCCTGGTTTTATACCAGATGATTTTGGAGGAGCGCTCTTAAGAGCTTAGCTGGGAGATCCAGGCTCACTGTCAGTTGCCAGGTTGTGTTTGTTTGGAGCTTGGAACCTGAGGGCTGTCTAAACCTCCAAGCCTGACTTCTGGCTGTGTTTATGACCTGGCAGACAGTGCTAAGTAATTGCCCTGGAATAACAAGCATACTGCAAAAAAGGTAGTAAGGACATTTTAAAACCTTACTTAATTTTTATCATGGCTTGACCAAGTGGTAAAACTTCAGTCTTAAGAGCGATCATCTTATGAGAGGTGAATTTTAATCATTACTGGCCTGAACCAAGGTCCTGAGTACCATGATCACATCCAGTACTGAGGTGCCAGGAGGTTCCCAGCTCTGTTATCTCACCTGCTGATAACATGTCACAGATGAGCTAGCCTTTAGAAAGCATGCCTGTCTATAAAGTAAGAAGTTGAGAATACTGAAACACTTCAAAAGGTAATGattgcttgtgggtttttttaagagccaGATAGTAATTATTCAGAAAtggtgttttctgtttaatttgcaGGTAAAGAGGAGTATTTTTGCTTCCCCTGAGAGCGTAACTGGCAAGGTTGGAGTTGGAACATGTGGAATTGCAGACAAACCTATGACACAATATCAAGATACCTCTAAATATAATGTCAGGCATTTGATGCCTCAGTAACAGAGGAAAAAGGTGGAACTTCATCTCTGCAGGGCTTTACACTTATCTTTTTAtcattatatttttctaaaagtaaattatttgttGGCACATAGAGAATAGTCCATTTTGTCACTGTTACTTTGGCTTCAGCTGATACGAGCCTTAAATATCCAGCCATTGATTTGACCCCCCTAATCATAAACTTTTTGTAGttgcattaaaatacattctGCAGATAAATGCTTTCATGAACTGCTGTTACCTGTTACTCTGGAAGCAGTAGCTATCTGCAGCTTTGATCTCTGGAATCTTCTATTCATACTAGTagtgaagtttggggtttttttcccccttaagaaAAGTGGTGGTATAAAAATGGCACCTTAACAGCCTCCCTCATTTCTGTCGTCACAGTGCTGTGCTGTCTCAGTGACAAGCTCAGCATTACAGAGCCGCTGCAGCTCTGGGAGAGAGAACTCGACTCCATTGTAGCTTATATGTCACATGGAATTGCTAAGGAAGTTGTAAATTACTCCTTCACAAATCCACTGAAGATCGATCTGTACAGCTGTAAATGAGGGCAGAACAGGGCCGATAGGATCTTTATTACTAATGATGATTCATGTGCTAGAAACAATAAATCTGACTTTAATTCCAGCCTGAACTTCCTGCACTAAAGTTAAGCAGAGGAgatactgtttttttctttttaaatactcatCAAATTTTAATAGGAGGTTATTGAAAGGTTATTGAAATGTAACCAGAAAACCATAGGACGAGGTATTTAAACTCCAGTTTCAAAGTAGAGAACTGTACTTAAAAACAcccacccccccgctccccaagCATCAGAGAGCTGGAGAACGTGTGGGGCTGTGCTTCGGAGAGGAGCCGTCATCTCCCCTGGGGCAGATCTTGTAGGTTTGCTGGTATGGTCACAGGCAGCAAAGGCTTGTGCCTGGGCCTGCTCCATCCACTCTGGTCAAACTGCAGCACAGCGGATACGAATGCCCAGACCCCGCTTAGGCAGTTGTGAGTAAAGGCTAGCCTGAAGTGTCTGTCCTTAAATAACTGACTGGCCCTTGTGTTCAGTGTAACTTCAGCTGTAGTACAGTGCTGCTGAGCCCCTTCAATTTCATTCAGGAAACCACGTGTAAAAGCTCTCgctttcttgtgttttctgtgtgatttGCTTTCCTCTGTTACTTGTCTCTCACTTACGGTAGTGGTGCCATCTCTGAACCCGTAATGTGTTTAAAGATGTTAATGGGTAGCCCTGTATACAATGTAgatattatttttgtaaaatctaGGGCTGAGTTAGTGGACAAGAGTACATCAGCTGTTTCCCCCATTAAATAATTAAAGGGTGTTTCTTGTCCATTAACCCTGACCATTATTTCCCTGTATATTATGTTAATGTAGCTCATTTTGTAATTTGTTAATTAGATCAGGTCACGTCAGCAATTGTTGATGCACTGATTGGTGGAAATGTCCATCAGTTACCTGAGTCACAACTCAAGCTAAACTCTACAACTGGTAGTTTAGAATCCATACATAGAAAGAGGTTCTCCCTATAATGGGAGAAGGTGATTTTTATGAATACAAAGTGTgttaatttcagttttgtatgtttaacttttattaaataaagtgTTTAAAATCTGCTGGATATATTTGACCATGTGAAGTGTACATGGTGGGGGGGATAGTAAATGATCAGGAAAGGGGGAAGTACAGAATATAATAATCAAAAGTGAATCAAACATATTTCACACTCACTGCAAGATGAAGCACATGTCACTATTTCCTTATCTTCACTGGTGGCAGGCAgagtaaattttcttttgcatagGAAAACTCTATTTTACCATAAAATAATCT
The sequence above is drawn from the Chroicocephalus ridibundus chromosome 6, bChrRid1.1, whole genome shotgun sequence genome and encodes:
- the SMNDC1 gene encoding survival of motor neuron-related-splicing factor 30 — protein: MSEDLAKQLASYKAQLQQVEAALSGNAENEDLLKLKKDLQEVIELTKDLLSTQPSETLASSDSSASALPSHSWKVGDRCMAIWSEDGQCYEAEIEEIDEENGTAAVTFAGYGNAEVTPLFNLKPVEEGRKAKEDSGNKPMSKKEMIAQQREYKKKKALKKAQRIKELEQEREDQKVKWQQFNNRAYSKNKKGQVKRSIFASPESVTGKVGVGTCGIADKPMTQYQDTSKYNVRHLMPQ